The segment CGCTCCATTCCCGCCGCCGCGTCTTTTCCCTCCTGACCGACAAGGAGGCGACCGACAAGCTGTTCGCAACGCTGGCGGGGCGGTTCACGGGGCGTCAGGGCGGGTACACCCGGATCGTCCGGACGGGCTTCCGGGTCGGTGACGGAGCCGAGATGGCGATCATCGAGTACCTGCCGGCGGAGGAGAAGATGGCCGGCGGGAAGGCGAAGAAAAAAACGGCCGCGAAGAAGGCGCCCGCGAAAACCGCGGGAAAGAAGAAGGAAGAGAAGGAGACGTCGAGGCCGGCCGCGAGGAAAGTGAAGCAGGCCGCGCCGAAGGCCACGAAACCTCGCGCCTCGCGGGGACAGACGCAGAAGACGCCGGAGGGAGGACAGGGGTAGAAGCCCTTTCCGTAACGGCGGATCGGAACCGCGAAAAACGGCCCTTCGGGGCCGTTTTTGTTTGACGGGAGCGGGGCAGGAGGGTAAGATGAAATTGAATTTCATCATCATGAATGGAGGGCGCCCTACCCGTTGAAACGACTCCTCGAACGGATCGACCGCGAGATCCTGGCCGCGGGAGGGAAGAGGAGCCGGAGCCGGGCGGTCGTGATCGAAGGTTTCTTCCGAGCGAGGGACCACGTAACGATCGAGGAACTCACGCGTTCCGTCCGGGAGAGCGCTCCGGGGATCGGATCGGTCACGGTGTACCGGACGCTGAAACTCCTCGGACGGCTCGGATACGCGAAGGAGCTCGATTTCGGGGAGGGGGCCCGGCGCTATGAGAGCAACCTGTCGCCGCACCACGATCATCTCGTCTGCCGACAGTGCGGAACGGTCATCGAGTTCGAGGACAGGGAGATCGAGAATCTTCAGGACCTCGTGACCCGACGGCACGGGTTTCATCCAACGGCGCACCGTCTCGAGATCTACGGGTTCTGCAGGAAATGCGCTTCCGGCAAGTCCCCGGAGCGGATTCGATGAACGAGGCGAGGAGCTCCCCGGAGTCGCTGGGCGCAGTGATCCTGGTGGGAAATCCCAACGTGGGGAAGAGCGTCGTTTTCGGCGCCCTCACCGGGCGGTACGTGAATGTGTCGAACTATCCCGGCACGACCGTGGAGATCACCCGCGGCGAGGCGCGCGACCGGGGAACTACGCTCGAGGTGATCGACACCCCCGGGGTGTACTCCCTGCTTCCCATGTCCGAGGACGAGCGGGTCACGCGGGACATCCTGATGCGGGAACCCGGCGCGCGGGTCCTGCAGGTGTGCGACGCGAAGAACATGCGCCGTTCCCTGATGATCACCGCGCAGCTCGCAGAGATGGGGATTCCGCTCGTGCTCGCCGTCAACATGACGGACGAAGCGCGGGAGCGGGGGGTGATGCCCCGCCTGGAGACCCTCGAAGAGCGTCTCGGGGTCCCGGCGGTTTCCACGGTGGCGGTTC is part of the Deltaproteobacteria bacterium genome and harbors:
- a CDS encoding transcriptional repressor; translation: MKRLLERIDREILAAGGKRSRSRAVVIEGFFRARDHVTIEELTRSVRESAPGIGSVTVYRTLKLLGRLGYAKELDFGEGARRYESNLSPHHDHLVCRQCGTVIEFEDREIENLQDLVTRRHGFHPTAHRLEIYGFCRKCASGKSPERIR
- the rplQ gene encoding 50S ribosomal protein L17 translates to MRHGIDHRKLGRKPAHRKALLKNLMNALVHAERIETTVAKAKELRPLADRLITLGKAATLHSRRRVFSLLTDKEATDKLFATLAGRFTGRQGGYTRIVRTGFRVGDGAEMAIIEYLPAEEKMAGGKAKKKTAAKKAPAKTAGKKKEEKETSRPAARKVKQAAPKATKPRASRGQTQKTPEGGQG